In Nematostella vectensis chromosome 2, jaNemVect1.1, whole genome shotgun sequence, one genomic interval encodes:
- the LOC5518285 gene encoding UDP-glucuronosyltransferase 2A3 isoform X2 — translation MSVLMNERGEKRDHLSSPVQNPITLMRNLVEMQVNYCDSILTDPSVMAVLQTADLIIGDSLYPCGTLIADMLSLPHINVIMSPDLSVPVSEMYGIPTSPMSYVPQMGTGLTADMGVFGRLKNIAFYTVSSFIRNFLFYPMYDELKASHKIKPSKTIRESLMSVELLLFAADFVLVHTKPLPPYVKEVGFFMPSPSKPLPAELDHFMRESGEKGVILVSFGTAINTLDPAVIEMMSKAFAQLPHKIIWRVYPGNYPKSVSDNVKLVEWVPQNDILGHNNTKLFINHGGANGMAETAYHGVPVVCSPFFADQPDNSNLLKNAGMGEIVRVNTATAEELVRVVTKVINDDSYKTNGARVSRAMKSRPREPVKEAADFVEYVLAQGHLPHLKPRSLAMPFYQVYMLDVMAVIGAVILVFIALIKTLVQLISRACSPKKLKSA, via the exons ATGTCTGTTCTTATGAATGAGCGGGGAGAAAAAAGAGATCACCTTAGCAGTCCGGTGCAGAATCCCATTACTTTGATGAGAAATCTGGTTGAAATGCAAGTTAACTACTGTGACTCTATACTCACCGACCCAAGCGTGATGGCCGTGTTACAAACAGCTGACCTGATAATCGGGGATTCGCTGTACCCATGTGGGACACTAATAGCAGACATGCTCAGTCTCCCTCACATTAACGTCATCATGTCACCTGACCTCTCGGTGCCCGTGTCAGAGATGTACGGGATTCCCACGAGTCCTATGTCTTACGTCCCGCAAATGGGAACAGGACTGACTGCAGATATGGGGGTGTTTGGTCGGCTCAAGAATATAGCATTTTATACCGTCAGTTCCTTTATTAGGAATTTTCTCTTTTATCCGATGTATGACGAGCTCAAGGCTTCGCACAAAATTAAGCCGAGTAAGACAATTCGAGAAAGTCTGATGAGCGTCGAactcttgttgtttgccgccgATTTCGTCTTGGTCCACACCAAGCCCCTACCCCCAT ATGTGAAGGAGGTAGGCTTTTTCATGCCCAGTCCCTCTAAACCTCTACCGGCCGAGCTGGATCATTTTATGCGGGAGTCTGGGGAAAAGGGTGTAATACTTGTATCTTTTGGTACTGCCATCAACACGTTGGACCCGGCAGTGATAGAGATGATGAGCAAGGCATTCGCACAGTTGCCGCACAAAATCATCTGGAGGGTGTACCCAG GGAATTACCCAAAGTCGGTAAGTGATAACGTAAAGCTTGTGGAATGGGTGCCACAGAACGACATCCTTGGGCACAACAACACCAAGCTGTTTATCAACCACGGCGGAGCTAATGGAATGGCCGAGACAGCTTATCACGGGGTCCCTGTGGTCTGCTCTCCATTCTTTGCGGATCAACCTGATAATTCGAACTTGCTGAAGAACGCCGGCATGGGAGAGATTGTCCGCGTGAACACGGCCACTGCAGAGGAGCTCGTTAGGGTCGTTACCAAGGTGATCAACGATGACAG TTACAAAACGAATGGAGCCCGGGTCTCACGCGCTATGAAGAGTCGCCCACGTGAGCCAGTCAAGGAAGCCGCTGACTTTGTAGAGTACGTGCTGGCTCAAGGACATCTACCGCACCTCAAACCGCGGTCTTTGGCTATGCCGTTTTATCAAGTCTACATGCTGGATGTGATGGCAGTGATAGGGGCTGTTATTCTCGTTTTTATTGCTTTAATAAAAACTCTGGTGCAGCTGATTTCTAGAGCATGTTCGCCCAAGAAATTAAAGTCTGCGTGA
- the LOC5518284 gene encoding coiled-coil domain-containing protein 93 — translation MAAPGSRFAGVKTFSEKFTQPELDEQGRARKVETREDEEQNVKLLETIDLLLAAGYFRARIKGLSPFDKVVGGMTWCITVCDFDVDVDLLFQENSTIGQKIALTEKIVAVLPRMKCPHRLEPHQIQGLDFINIFPVVQWLVKRTIERKEEMGDYIREFSVSQFNKFHSTPQDDEFKERKPKCLETMSHLKETYKPKRLYRKPGKEDDDEENRVRTTLLEYGWQYGFSKEEREKEKAEKKKAAVAASGRGRAPSAGEEDEHIIEQKRLSSLLRGMSIMEGKEGALSPNAVGSIVGLQSEEISQMASEYAERQAELQEGLEGRGERMGGAQAHKRMVASLEKQIAVQEKRLDQITEKRNNLEESLINAQEQLSQVTARSERINEEMQKLNEIESGENVAILNHLRSLVAMNENLKKQEQQFRAHCKEEMNRLQENIAKLKSEGGAEDSEDKERMELINNQYEADKAKLQKIRLLLARKNREIAGLQRKIDEVPSRAELTQYQRRFVELYNQVAATHKETKQFFTLYNTLDDSKLYLGKEANLLNSIHDNFEQAMSSPANKEQFLSQFDQIVKGVVGNKDKVDKRKLSEKQRRDALNDKYLDLVENQRLYYKTVKEFTEECRKNEILLSQLKSLKIQQ, via the exons ATGGCGGCTCCTGGTTCCAGATTTGCGGGAGTAAAGACGTTTAGTGAGAAGTTCACTCAACCAGAGCTTGATGAGCAAGGGCGAGCTCGCAAG GTTGAAACAAGAGAAGACGAAGAGCAGAATGTTAAACTTTTGGAGACAATTGACTTGCTTCTGGCTGCAGGATATTTCAGGGCCAGAATAAAGGGATTGTCCCCCTTTGACAAG GTTGTTGGTGGTATGACGTGGTGCATTACAGTTTGTGACTTTGACGTCGATGTGGACTTACTCTTTCAAGAAAACTCTACTATTGgacaaaaaat TGCCCTGACAGAAAAGATTGTTGCAGTTTTACCACGCATGAAATGTCCTCATCGCCTGGAGCCACATCAAATACAGGGTCTGGACTTCATCAACATCTTCCCTGTTGTTCAG TGGCTTGTGAAGCGTACAATAGAGAGGAAGGAAGAGATGGGTGATTACATACGAGAGTTTTCTGTTTCCCAGTTTAACAAGTTCCATTCCACACCTCAG GATGATGAGTTCAAAGAAAGAAAGCCAaaatgtctagagaccatgtCACATTTGAAG GAAACATACAAGCCCAAGAGACTTTACCGTAAGCCAGGTAAAGAGGATGACGACGAGGAAAACAGAGTGAGGACCACACTGCTAGAATATGGATG GCAATATGGGTTTAGCAAGGAAGAGAGAGAAAAG GAAAAggctgaaaaaaagaaagcggCTGTGGCAGCTAGTGGGCGTGGCCGTGCCCCGTCTGCAGGAGAAGAGGATGAGCATATCATTGAACAG AAACGGTTGTCATCATTGCTGAGGGGCATGTCTATCATGGAAGGGAAAGAG GGTGCTTTGTCCCCCAATGCTGTTGGATCAATCGTTGGCCTTCAATCTGAGGAGATCTCGCAGATGGCATCTGAATATgctgaaagg CAAGCCGAGCTGCAGGAGGGTTTGGAGGGGCGTGGTGAGAGAATGGGCGGGGCCCAAGCTCACAAGCGCATGGTGGCCTCCCTCGAAAAGCAGATTGCAGTCCAAGAAAAGAGGTTAGACCAG ATAACAGAGAAAAGAAACAACTTGGAAGAGTCCTTGATAAATGCACAGGAACAACTATCACAG GTGACTGCTAGGAGTGAAAGGATCAATGAAGAAATGCAGAAGTTGAATGAGATTGAAAGTGGGGAAAATGTTGC GATTTTAAATCATCTGCGCTCTCTAGTGGCAATGAATGAGAACTTGAAAAAGCAGGAGCAGCAGTTCCGAGCTCACTGCAAG GAGGAAATGAATCGTCTTCAGGAAAATATAGCAAAGCTCAAGTCAGAAGGAGGGGCCGAAGACAGTGAAGACAAG GAACGGATGGAGCTTATCAACAACCAGTATGAGGCAGACAAAGCGAAGCTACAAAAAATTCGCCTGCTTCTG GCACGCAAGAATCGCGAGATTGCCGGCCTCCAGCGTAAGATAGATGAAGTACCGTCCCGTGCTGAGCTCACACAGTATCAGCGACGCTTTGTGGAGCTTTATAACCAAG TGGCTGCCACTCACAAGGAGACCAAGCAGTTCTTCACTCTTTATAACACTTTAGACGACTCTAAACTCTACCTTGGAAAAGAG GCAAATCTTCTCAATTCCATCCATGATAATTTTGAACA AGCCATGTCATCACCTGCTAACAAGGAACAGTTCCTGAGCCAGTTTGATCAGATCGTCAAAGGTGTCGTTGGGAATAAAGACAAA GTAGACAAGAGGAAACTGAGCGAGAAGCAGAGAAGAGATGCTCTCAATGACAAGTACCTTGATCTTGTGGAGAATCAGCGGCTTTACTACAAAACAGTCAAGGAATTCACTGAG GAATGTCGGAAGAACGAGATACTTCTTTCACAACTGAAGAGTTTAAAAATCCAGCAGTAA
- the LOC125561099 gene encoding pancreas transcription factor 1 subunit alpha-like codes for MVDHNLNSGSLVEGEIKANSRKKRRRRRRPRLTGLSKQRQTANARERNRMRSISDALLHLRYHLPQTVVAKDKKLSKIQTLRLAIRYISDLFEILQSDDGQGINISNGQLCAEYLDGNDLLTSSENSTTSSSCMFAQEQQDFASDSSAGSQTEEEENCRELLKDCLDFTDSAWLK; via the coding sequence ATGGTTGATCATAATCTGAATAGTGGCAGTCTTGTGGAAGGGGAGATTAAGGCGAACTCGAGAAAAAAGCGCCGGCGAAGGCGCAGGCCTCGACTCACAGGACTCAGCAAACAGCGACAGACTGCGAACGCCCGCGAGAGAAATCGCATGCGGAGCATAAGCGACGCACTGCTGCACTTGCGATACCATCTACCCCAAACGGTAGTCGCCAAAGACAAGAAACTTTCAAAGATACAAACGTTGAGACTAGCAATTCGCTACATTTCCGATTTATTTGAGATCCTCCAATCGGACGATGGCCAAGGTATTAATATCAGCAATGGTCAATTATGTGCGGAGTATTTAGACGGTAACGACTTGTTAACTAGCTCGGAAAACTCCACCACAAGTAGTTCATGTATGTTTGCTCAAGAGCAGCAAGACTTTGCTAGCGACTCTAGCGCTGGCTCGCAGAcagaggaagaagaaaactGTCGGGAGCTATTAAAGGATTGCTTAGACTTTACAGATAGCGCGTGGCTTAAATAA
- the LOC5518285 gene encoding UDP-glucuronosyltransferase 1-2 isoform X1: MARVMLLLLSLALHSSMSNGAKIGMVSMFGRSHFIVLEKLALEMRARGHEVVIAVGKEATFAKEKPYSRLFKYTERMSVLMNERGEKRDHLSSPVQNPITLMRNLVEMQVNYCDSILTDPSVMAVLQTADLIIGDSLYPCGTLIADMLSLPHINVIMSPDLSVPVSEMYGIPTSPMSYVPQMGTGLTADMGVFGRLKNIAFYTVSSFIRNFLFYPMYDELKASHKIKPSKTIRESLMSVELLLFAADFVLVHTKPLPPYVKEVGFFMPSPSKPLPAELDHFMRESGEKGVILVSFGTAINTLDPAVIEMMSKAFAQLPHKIIWRVYPGNYPKSVSDNVKLVEWVPQNDILGHNNTKLFINHGGANGMAETAYHGVPVVCSPFFADQPDNSNLLKNAGMGEIVRVNTATAEELVRVVTKVINDDSYKTNGARVSRAMKSRPREPVKEAADFVEYVLAQGHLPHLKPRSLAMPFYQVYMLDVMAVIGAVILVFIALIKTLVQLISRACSPKKLKSA; this comes from the exons ATGGCGCGAGTAATGTTGCTGCTATTGTCTCTAGCTTTGCACAGCTCGATGAGTAACGGAGCAAAGATCGGAATGGTCAGTATGTTTGGCCGCAGTCACTTCATCGTCCTGGAGAAGCTGGCATTGGAAATGAGAGCCCGCGGGCATGAG GTTGTGATCGCTGTTGGAAAGGAAGCCACTTTTGCCAAGGAAAAACCTTACTCTAGACTGTTCAAGTACACCGAGAGAATGTCTGTTCTTATGAATGAGCGGGGAGAAAAAAGAGATCACCTTAGCAGTCCGGTGCAGAATCCCATTACTTTGATGAGAAATCTGGTTGAAATGCAAGTTAACTACTGTGACTCTATACTCACCGACCCAAGCGTGATGGCCGTGTTACAAACAGCTGACCTGATAATCGGGGATTCGCTGTACCCATGTGGGACACTAATAGCAGACATGCTCAGTCTCCCTCACATTAACGTCATCATGTCACCTGACCTCTCGGTGCCCGTGTCAGAGATGTACGGGATTCCCACGAGTCCTATGTCTTACGTCCCGCAAATGGGAACAGGACTGACTGCAGATATGGGGGTGTTTGGTCGGCTCAAGAATATAGCATTTTATACCGTCAGTTCCTTTATTAGGAATTTTCTCTTTTATCCGATGTATGACGAGCTCAAGGCTTCGCACAAAATTAAGCCGAGTAAGACAATTCGAGAAAGTCTGATGAGCGTCGAactcttgttgtttgccgccgATTTCGTCTTGGTCCACACCAAGCCCCTACCCCCAT ATGTGAAGGAGGTAGGCTTTTTCATGCCCAGTCCCTCTAAACCTCTACCGGCCGAGCTGGATCATTTTATGCGGGAGTCTGGGGAAAAGGGTGTAATACTTGTATCTTTTGGTACTGCCATCAACACGTTGGACCCGGCAGTGATAGAGATGATGAGCAAGGCATTCGCACAGTTGCCGCACAAAATCATCTGGAGGGTGTACCCAG GGAATTACCCAAAGTCGGTAAGTGATAACGTAAAGCTTGTGGAATGGGTGCCACAGAACGACATCCTTGGGCACAACAACACCAAGCTGTTTATCAACCACGGCGGAGCTAATGGAATGGCCGAGACAGCTTATCACGGGGTCCCTGTGGTCTGCTCTCCATTCTTTGCGGATCAACCTGATAATTCGAACTTGCTGAAGAACGCCGGCATGGGAGAGATTGTCCGCGTGAACACGGCCACTGCAGAGGAGCTCGTTAGGGTCGTTACCAAGGTGATCAACGATGACAG TTACAAAACGAATGGAGCCCGGGTCTCACGCGCTATGAAGAGTCGCCCACGTGAGCCAGTCAAGGAAGCCGCTGACTTTGTAGAGTACGTGCTGGCTCAAGGACATCTACCGCACCTCAAACCGCGGTCTTTGGCTATGCCGTTTTATCAAGTCTACATGCTGGATGTGATGGCAGTGATAGGGGCTGTTATTCTCGTTTTTATTGCTTTAATAAAAACTCTGGTGCAGCTGATTTCTAGAGCATGTTCGCCCAAGAAATTAAAGTCTGCGTGA